One part of the Gammaproteobacteria bacterium genome encodes these proteins:
- a CDS encoding hypothetical protein (Evidence 5 : Unknown function): MMTTNITFESPGSIINLEAEITPTLTVNRKILVIDDDQAILATYRSILQPQASGAESLFNLLGEHQLEVREKFEVVTATQGQLGVERVRDALSQNSPFSVVFVDMRMPPGWDGLRTAQALRTLDPNLYIVVASAYADYTADQIQAALTRDAVLLRKPFGRDEVYQLARTLAQGWSNRRFLQDLNHVLEARIAAHAAERKRYLALGNMLAEVSARCAIMRNESLAQNLSWVLEWLERVMMVEYCYLATWKEDESGIEIHQYHASEHTKNAFRDNIKDHIISLRASLEAGTMIAGVPMISNSTIVIALTWKQGTHGLLGCEVVGQERNWSAEDVNLLTTVACVVSRLFENENTATE, translated from the coding sequence ATGATGACAACCAACATTACTTTTGAATCACCGGGATCGATTATTAACCTGGAGGCGGAAATTACGCCAACACTCACGGTCAATCGCAAAATTCTGGTTATTGACGATGACCAGGCGATTCTCGCCACTTACCGCAGCATCCTGCAACCACAGGCCAGCGGTGCCGAGTCGCTATTCAACTTGCTGGGAGAACATCAACTAGAGGTGCGGGAGAAATTCGAGGTAGTCACTGCGACGCAAGGACAACTAGGCGTGGAACGGGTACGCGACGCGCTTTCCCAAAATTCTCCATTCAGCGTAGTATTCGTCGACATGCGTATGCCTCCTGGCTGGGATGGACTGCGTACTGCGCAAGCGTTGCGCACTCTTGATCCCAACCTCTACATCGTAGTCGCCTCAGCTTACGCCGACTATACGGCGGATCAAATTCAGGCTGCATTAACCCGTGATGCGGTTCTGTTGCGCAAACCTTTCGGACGCGATGAGGTTTATCAACTTGCACGTACTCTCGCTCAAGGATGGAGCAATCGACGTTTTCTGCAAGATCTTAATCATGTCCTGGAGGCGCGGATCGCCGCGCATGCTGCAGAACGAAAACGCTATTTAGCGCTGGGGAATATGCTTGCAGAGGTCTCAGCCCGTTGCGCCATCATGCGCAATGAGTCCCTGGCCCAGAATCTTTCCTGGGTGCTAGAGTGGCTGGAACGAGTAATGATGGTTGAATACTGTTATTTGGCGACGTGGAAGGAAGACGAGTCAGGTATCGAAATTCATCAGTACCATGCAAGCGAGCATACGAAAAACGCCTTCCGCGACAACATTAAGGATCATATTATTTCGCTTCGCGCTTCGCTGGAAGCAGGCACCATGATCGCCGGCGTTCCCATGATCTCGAACTCAACAATAGTTATTGCACTGACCTGGAAACAAGGTACGCATGGGTTGCTAGGTTGCGAGGTTGTTGGACAGGAACGAAACTGGTCAGCCGAAGACGTAAATTTATTGACAACCGTTGCCTGCGTCGTTAGTCGCCTTTTTGAAAACGAGAACACCGCTACGGAATAA